In the genome of Armatimonadota bacterium, one region contains:
- a CDS encoding MBOAT family protein, translating to MLFNSHVFIFAFLPVTLTGWWMLRRHTDARLAWLTLMSYLFYAYWDWRFVSLMLVSTVIDYTAGLGLSRSDSPAVRKRWLIASLVANLGLLGFFKYSGFFLGSVSAVCRAAGIDWALPTLNIILPAGISFYTFQSMSYTIDLYRGVVQPAKSFLHFALYVSMYPQLIAGPIVRYSYIEDQLAELKPRLPAIDLWRGIFFFVWGLSLKVLVADMVASYSDRFLAAHETIAFPTAWLAMLGYAYQILFDFDGYSCMAVGLAFMLGFRMPQNFDSPYKASNPSDFWRRWHITLSEWLRDYLYFSLGGSRHGLGRTVRNLFLTMFLGGLWHGAGWTFVAWGLLHGALLGGYHALRSVNLWPSSRAIGRAITFTGVLFGWVLFRSDDFGMVGNILSGMVGLHGMESEHIHLRFYGMLALCFVWTNWGPNAWDLRMTPRRLTAFALALAFVASVLMLAKPSPFLYFRF from the coding sequence TTGCTCTTCAACAGCCACGTGTTCATCTTCGCGTTCTTACCGGTCACTCTGACCGGCTGGTGGATGCTCCGCAGGCACACCGACGCGCGTCTGGCCTGGCTCACCCTCATGTCGTATCTCTTCTACGCCTACTGGGACTGGCGCTTCGTCTCCCTCATGCTCGTGTCCACGGTGATCGACTACACCGCAGGTCTGGGCCTCTCGCGCAGCGACAGCCCGGCGGTGAGGAAGCGCTGGCTCATCGCGTCTCTGGTGGCGAACCTGGGTCTTCTAGGATTCTTCAAGTACAGCGGCTTCTTCCTCGGGTCCGTCTCCGCCGTGTGCCGGGCAGCCGGGATCGACTGGGCTCTACCGACGCTCAATATCATCCTCCCAGCCGGCATCTCCTTCTACACATTCCAGTCAATGTCATACACCATCGACTTGTACCGGGGCGTCGTGCAGCCTGCGAAAAGCTTCCTGCATTTCGCGCTTTATGTCAGCATGTACCCGCAGCTTATCGCGGGGCCAATCGTGCGATACTCGTACATCGAAGACCAGCTTGCCGAGCTCAAGCCGCGCCTTCCCGCTATCGACCTGTGGCGTGGCATCTTCTTCTTTGTCTGGGGCCTGTCGCTCAAAGTGCTCGTGGCCGATATGGTCGCCTCTTACTCCGACCGGTTCCTCGCGGCCCACGAGACCATTGCTTTCCCCACCGCGTGGCTGGCGATGCTCGGGTATGCTTACCAGATCCTCTTCGACTTCGACGGTTACAGCTGCATGGCGGTGGGACTGGCGTTCATGCTGGGGTTCCGCATGCCGCAGAACTTCGACTCGCCCTATAAGGCCTCCAACCCATCCGACTTCTGGCGCCGTTGGCATATCACGCTGTCCGAATGGCTGCGGGACTACCTGTACTTCTCCCTGGGCGGCTCGCGACACGGTCTCGGCAGGACCGTGCGCAACCTGTTCCTGACCATGTTTCTCGGAGGGCTGTGGCACGGCGCGGGCTGGACTTTCGTCGCCTGGGGGCTCCTCCATGGCGCGTTACTCGGAGGTTACCACGCGCTGCGTTCTGTGAACCTGTGGCCGAGCAGTCGCGCCATTGGCCGGGCGATCACGTTCACCGGCGTGCTCTTTGGTTGGGTGCTGTTCCGTTCCGACGACTTTGGTATGGTCGGGAACATTCTCTCGGGCATGGTCGGCCTTCATGGGATGGAGTCCGAGCACATCCACCTGCGCTTCTACGGTATGCTGGCGCTGTGTTTCGTGTGGACCAACTGGGGCCCGAATGCCTGGGACCTGCGCATGACACCCCGGCGTCTGACGGCCTTCGCTCTTGCGCTCGCCTTCGTGGCGTCGGTGCTGATGCTGGCGAAACCCTCGCCTTTCCTGTATTTCCGCTTCTGA
- a CDS encoding exo-alpha-sialidase, with translation MARLEIIDTGVVVRNPRPHLRSEHAYFPWLAQLPGDELLCSYQMGSAFEAADAHCRLARSMDLGRTWELEGRLYPGTGPDKPTSDCLKVTASPDGRMIAFGTRFDRSDPEAAIANEETGGLLPMEVVQAFSSDGGRTWSDIEVVPTPIPGPFEAQAPVVILSDGRWIVPMSTWMAWDGSLPNGDMCIALISSDQGRTWSQMATVFRDPHQRLVFWEVRIAELEPGRLLAVAWAHDKLQGRDIPNQYALSEDGGYSWQPCKPTGFNGQSCCPAVLEPDRVVFTYNYRYDEPGVRARLARLVGETWETEDEIVLWGVGAAASGAARQDEKIMIHEMSSFKFGQPSPHLLHDGTLITVHWCVVDCVSEIRWNRLRVV, from the coding sequence ATGGCTCGCCTGGAGATCATCGATACGGGCGTCGTGGTGCGAAATCCGCGCCCGCATTTGAGGTCCGAGCACGCGTACTTCCCGTGGCTTGCGCAACTGCCCGGGGATGAGCTGCTGTGTTCGTACCAGATGGGCAGTGCTTTCGAGGCGGCGGATGCTCACTGCCGGCTGGCCCGATCGATGGACCTTGGGAGGACCTGGGAGCTCGAGGGGCGCCTTTATCCGGGCACCGGTCCAGACAAGCCGACTTCGGACTGCCTCAAGGTGACTGCTTCGCCAGATGGGCGCATGATCGCCTTCGGCACCCGGTTCGATCGATCCGATCCAGAAGCCGCCATTGCCAATGAAGAGACTGGCGGGTTGCTGCCGATGGAGGTCGTCCAGGCTTTCTCCTCGGACGGCGGGCGCACCTGGAGTGACATCGAAGTGGTCCCTACACCGATTCCAGGGCCATTCGAAGCCCAAGCGCCGGTGGTCATCCTGTCCGATGGCCGCTGGATCGTTCCCATGTCCACCTGGATGGCGTGGGACGGCAGCCTGCCCAATGGCGATATGTGCATTGCGCTCATTTCCTCGGATCAGGGCCGGACGTGGTCTCAGATGGCCACCGTGTTCCGCGACCCCCATCAGCGCCTGGTGTTCTGGGAAGTGCGCATCGCGGAACTCGAGCCGGGACGCCTGCTCGCGGTTGCCTGGGCTCACGACAAACTCCAGGGCCGCGACATACCCAACCAGTATGCACTGTCCGAAGACGGTGGGTACTCCTGGCAGCCCTGCAAGCCCACAGGGTTCAACGGCCAGAGCTGCTGCCCGGCGGTGTTGGAGCCGGATCGCGTGGTCTTCACCTATAACTATCGATACGATGAACCGGGTGTACGTGCTCGGTTGGCACGCCTGGTGGGGGAGACCTGGGAGACAGAAGATGAGATCGTTCTGTGGGGTGTTGGCGCGGCAGCCAGCGGCGCCGCCCGGCAAGATGAGAAGATCATGATCCACGAGATGAGTTCCTTCAAGTTCGGACAGCCATCCCCTCACCTGCTGCATGATGGGACGCTGATCACCGTGCACTGGTGCGTGGTCGACTGCGTTAGCGAGATACGCTGGAACCGGCTGCGGGTGGTGTGA
- a CDS encoding beta galactosidase jelly roll domain-containing protein has product MRHAHHSAFTLLALVMHAAAGLSLFAQPACAQPAQNLVLNGDFELDANGDGRPDNWANMSVDHVRREGGNTWILLDRYGSVNQRIALDPDWARLIVTTRMRVTDVVLGDEGWKDARLTMEWQDAGGKHLDPWPNVFHAVGSTDWVDYQREFKIPEGAATLSLGPAMFGVSGSVEFDDIRITVSRLRSRAKEDVPAPEGVANLWNMETAWKQETPTRARVCLNDLWRFLPVSEPAGDAVPGGNQGWGWFKVPGIWPRSETGDAQSALLSDWVADHVDLATFDQAWYRRTISVPQTWTGRRITVDFGMVQTHARVFVDGQAAGEVWFPGGRVDITHLVRPGVVQDFAVLVTARPLETESQVFMAPDRIISSEARVDLRGLTGDVYLYAEAPGVRLGDIGVVTSFRQKKLRIEAMVDGEWTGAAQLRAVVMDGDEVVKEITSAPEFAENAGGRLTCEAPWDSPKLWDVDTPQNLYDVRVSLLGDSGELIDEALPVRFGFREFWIDGRDFILNGKPIHLRALHTNNINRGANLASFEGCMATLERMKEYGFNFLITGNYHFKPGSVGYMDGLLEACDRAGVLCSFSLPHVRDFRMNPEEPETGAAYERLTDWLIRRVRNHPGMVMYAMNHNATGYYGDQNPLKIDGIYSPESPDVEGAAPRRIRQEALMAQEIARKIDPTRPIYHHQSGNLGDMHTVNIYLNWAPLQERSDWLEHWGTVGVKPLFFVEWGLPHISSWSSYRGPAFIWRTEAYQWIWDSEYAAPYVGERAYEMTPTKVRSMAHEEDLWSRGKPFPWAYLNQHMSRQTENYLEIQAMFAADNWRAHRTWGVSAMLPWDQGGLWEPAPGRSDRVIELATKYERLQEPGIVPDRLLPGGQYIDAADPESRRPSVLGKAFLRWNMPLCAYIGGGPEGFTEKGHNFLAGETVEKQLVILNDTRQDVECQYRWSLGKDVAQGEGAVSVPAGGKRLVPISAALPPTLAPGSLRLAAEFRVDGRLLQSDGLDIHVLPGCPTPASDARIALFDPEGDSAAELKAAGIAFEQVAADTDLGDYDLLIIGRQALTLDGPAPDLARVREGLKVLVLEQGYDTLVSRFGFRANIHGERKAFIRARNHPALAGLGEANLADWRGSATLVPPHLETPGVEPSDPRWNWMGFINTRVWRCGNRGNVASVLIEKPPVGNFVPIVDCGFDLQYAPLLEYSEGNGRMIFCQLDVTARTSAEPAAQRLLANLVGYLLGAQAAPSRPVFYAGGKEGAALLADLGVNARPCNATAPPADSLLVVGPGAGEIGGLEDAVENGLRLLCLGLGEDEIPVVLPEGLGIEKRAEVSSRMPDMTRPEYTALSDAELHWKTRPEIAALTGVSEQGNSALAVIEKGQGRVVLCQAAPWMFDWASKPYLRTTHRRNVYLVSRLLQNLGAQASCPLLERATKPAELYDWVLPADWKGRVDREDKGQELGWQEEGFADTDWAPIAVPGAFDKLTPGLENYDGVFWYRLRFRVPENLGREDLVLRLGGIDDESWVWLNGEFLGEVTKQSRPDDYWSFPREYPLDGDLLRREGENLLVVKVRDTYLSGGIMGTPRITATAPWLDSYYVDAPESVDDPFRYYRW; this is encoded by the coding sequence ATGAGACATGCTCATCACAGTGCGTTCACACTTCTGGCGTTGGTAATGCATGCCGCGGCAGGTCTTTCGCTGTTTGCTCAACCTGCCTGCGCACAGCCTGCGCAGAACCTCGTGCTCAACGGCGACTTCGAACTGGATGCCAACGGCGATGGGCGCCCGGACAACTGGGCGAACATGAGCGTCGACCACGTCCGGCGGGAAGGCGGCAATACGTGGATCCTGCTCGACCGGTACGGCAGCGTGAACCAGCGGATTGCCCTCGATCCCGACTGGGCGCGCCTCATAGTGACTACGCGCATGCGTGTGACCGACGTGGTGCTGGGCGATGAGGGCTGGAAGGACGCTCGCCTCACCATGGAATGGCAGGATGCCGGCGGTAAGCACCTCGACCCCTGGCCCAATGTGTTCCATGCGGTTGGAAGCACAGACTGGGTGGACTACCAGCGCGAGTTCAAGATCCCGGAGGGCGCGGCAACGCTTAGCCTCGGACCGGCAATGTTCGGCGTATCGGGCAGCGTGGAGTTCGACGACATCCGGATCACCGTCTCGCGCCTTCGGTCCCGGGCGAAGGAAGACGTGCCCGCGCCGGAGGGCGTCGCGAACCTGTGGAACATGGAGACTGCATGGAAGCAAGAGACGCCAACACGCGCTCGCGTCTGCCTCAATGACCTGTGGCGCTTCTTGCCCGTGTCCGAGCCGGCGGGTGATGCCGTGCCCGGGGGCAACCAGGGCTGGGGCTGGTTCAAGGTGCCGGGCATCTGGCCCCGCAGCGAGACCGGCGATGCCCAGTCCGCGCTCCTGTCCGACTGGGTCGCGGATCACGTCGATCTCGCGACCTTCGATCAGGCCTGGTATCGCCGCACCATCAGTGTCCCGCAGACCTGGACCGGGCGACGCATCACAGTGGACTTCGGCATGGTCCAGACCCACGCGAGGGTATTCGTGGACGGCCAGGCCGCGGGAGAAGTCTGGTTCCCCGGTGGGCGAGTGGACATCACCCATCTGGTGCGCCCGGGAGTTGTCCAGGATTTTGCGGTGCTCGTGACCGCGCGCCCTCTGGAGACCGAATCCCAGGTCTTCATGGCGCCTGACCGCATCATCAGCAGCGAAGCGCGAGTGGATCTCCGCGGCCTGACGGGAGATGTGTACCTCTACGCGGAAGCACCCGGGGTAAGGCTGGGTGATATCGGTGTTGTCACGTCCTTCCGCCAGAAGAAGCTTCGGATCGAAGCGATGGTCGACGGCGAATGGACAGGCGCCGCGCAGCTGCGTGCGGTAGTAATGGATGGCGATGAAGTCGTGAAGGAGATCACATCTGCTCCCGAGTTCGCTGAGAACGCGGGGGGCCGTCTGACATGTGAGGCCCCCTGGGACAGCCCGAAGCTCTGGGACGTGGACACACCGCAGAACCTTTACGACGTTCGGGTGAGTCTGCTGGGCGATTCCGGCGAGTTGATCGACGAAGCCCTCCCGGTGCGCTTCGGCTTCCGGGAGTTCTGGATCGACGGCCGCGACTTCATACTCAATGGCAAGCCCATTCATTTGCGCGCCCTGCACACCAACAACATCAACCGTGGCGCCAATCTCGCGTCTTTCGAAGGCTGCATGGCGACGCTCGAGCGCATGAAGGAGTACGGGTTCAACTTTCTGATCACCGGAAACTACCACTTCAAGCCGGGGTCTGTGGGATACATGGACGGCCTGCTTGAGGCCTGTGACCGAGCGGGAGTCCTGTGTTCATTCTCCCTGCCTCACGTGCGGGACTTCCGTATGAACCCAGAAGAGCCCGAGACGGGGGCCGCCTATGAGCGACTCACCGACTGGCTGATCCGGCGCGTCCGGAACCACCCCGGCATGGTCATGTATGCCATGAACCACAACGCGACGGGGTACTACGGAGACCAGAACCCGCTGAAGATCGACGGCATCTACAGCCCCGAAAGCCCCGATGTTGAGGGCGCGGCTCCGCGCAGGATTCGGCAGGAAGCGCTGATGGCCCAGGAGATCGCCCGGAAGATCGATCCGACGCGGCCCATCTATCACCATCAGTCGGGAAACCTCGGCGACATGCACACGGTGAACATCTACCTCAACTGGGCGCCGCTGCAGGAGCGCTCGGACTGGCTGGAGCACTGGGGCACGGTTGGCGTGAAGCCCCTGTTCTTCGTGGAATGGGGCCTGCCACATATCTCGTCCTGGTCCAGCTACCGGGGTCCGGCCTTCATCTGGCGCACGGAGGCGTACCAGTGGATATGGGATTCCGAATACGCCGCGCCTTACGTCGGTGAGCGCGCTTACGAGATGACCCCCACCAAAGTACGCTCCATGGCTCATGAGGAGGACCTGTGGTCCCGGGGAAAGCCTTTCCCCTGGGCATACCTCAACCAGCACATGAGCCGGCAGACCGAGAACTACCTGGAAATCCAGGCAATGTTCGCCGCTGACAACTGGCGCGCGCACCGCACCTGGGGCGTCTCGGCAATGCTCCCGTGGGACCAGGGCGGGCTGTGGGAACCCGCGCCGGGCAGGAGCGACCGGGTAATCGAGCTTGCAACGAAATACGAGAGGCTGCAGGAACCGGGGATCGTGCCGGACAGGCTGCTCCCAGGCGGGCAGTACATCGACGCGGCTGATCCGGAATCGCGCAGGCCATCGGTGCTGGGTAAGGCATTCCTGCGATGGAACATGCCGCTGTGCGCGTATATTGGCGGCGGCCCTGAAGGGTTCACGGAGAAGGGCCACAACTTCCTGGCCGGAGAGACGGTCGAGAAGCAACTGGTGATCCTCAACGACACCCGGCAGGACGTGGAGTGCCAGTACAGGTGGTCGCTGGGGAAAGATGTCGCACAGGGCGAAGGGGCCGTGTCGGTGCCTGCGGGAGGCAAACGGCTTGTGCCGATCTCCGCCGCCTTGCCGCCGACACTCGCCCCCGGCTCCCTTCGCCTTGCCGCCGAGTTCCGGGTCGATGGCCGGCTTCTCCAGAGCGATGGCCTGGACATTCACGTCCTGCCTGGTTGTCCGACACCCGCGAGTGACGCGCGCATCGCGCTGTTTGACCCCGAGGGGGACAGCGCGGCCGAACTCAAGGCTGCGGGCATCGCTTTCGAGCAGGTAGCTGCCGACACGGATCTGGGCGACTATGACCTGCTCATCATCGGGCGGCAGGCACTTACGCTGGACGGTCCTGCGCCCGATCTCGCGAGGGTTCGTGAAGGCCTGAAGGTGCTGGTCCTGGAGCAGGGCTATGATACACTCGTGAGTCGTTTTGGCTTCCGAGCGAACATTCACGGCGAGCGTAAAGCTTTCATCCGGGCGCGGAATCACCCGGCGCTGGCGGGCCTGGGCGAGGCGAATCTGGCCGACTGGCGCGGCTCCGCAACCCTCGTCCCGCCGCATCTCGAGACGCCGGGTGTCGAGCCGTCCGACCCGCGCTGGAACTGGATGGGGTTCATCAACACGCGGGTCTGGCGCTGCGGAAACCGGGGCAATGTGGCCTCGGTGCTCATCGAGAAGCCACCCGTGGGCAACTTCGTGCCAATCGTGGACTGCGGCTTCGACCTGCAGTATGCCCCGCTTCTGGAGTACTCCGAGGGCAACGGACGAATGATCTTCTGTCAGCTCGATGTCACTGCCAGGACCAGTGCCGAACCTGCGGCGCAGCGACTGCTTGCGAACCTGGTGGGGTACCTTCTGGGTGCTCAGGCCGCTCCGTCGCGACCGGTGTTCTACGCCGGTGGGAAAGAGGGAGCGGCCCTGCTCGCAGATCTTGGCGTGAACGCACGGCCCTGCAATGCCACGGCGCCGCCTGCGGATTCCCTGCTGGTCGTTGGGCCCGGCGCAGGCGAGATTGGTGGTCTGGAAGACGCGGTCGAGAACGGCCTGCGGCTGCTGTGTCTGGGCCTCGGCGAGGATGAGATACCGGTCGTGCTGCCGGAAGGGCTCGGGATCGAAAAGAGAGCGGAAGTGTCTTCGCGCATGCCTGACATGACGCGGCCCGAGTACACCGCTCTGTCTGATGCGGAGTTGCACTGGAAGACGCGGCCGGAAATCGCGGCCCTGACTGGCGTGAGTGAACAGGGCAACAGCGCGCTGGCCGTCATCGAGAAAGGCCAGGGGCGTGTGGTACTCTGCCAGGCGGCTCCTTGGATGTTCGATTGGGCCAGCAAGCCGTACCTGCGGACGACCCACCGCCGCAACGTGTACCTGGTATCACGCCTCCTGCAGAATCTCGGCGCGCAGGCAAGCTGCCCGCTCCTGGAACGCGCCACGAAGCCGGCGGAGTTGTACGACTGGGTTCTCCCCGCGGACTGGAAAGGACGAGTCGACCGCGAGGACAAGGGGCAGGAGTTGGGGTGGCAGGAAGAGGGCTTCGCCGACACGGACTGGGCACCCATCGCCGTGCCTGGCGCATTCGATAAACTCACCCCTGGCCTTGAGAACTATGACGGCGTCTTCTGGTATCGTCTGCGATTTCGGGTGCCGGAGAACCTGGGCCGGGAGGACCTCGTTTTGCGTCTCGGCGGAATTGACGACGAATCATGGGTCTGGCTGAACGGTGAGTTCCTGGGCGAGGTGACGAAGCAGAGCCGGCCCGACGATTACTGGAGTTTCCCGCGGGAATACCCACTGGACGGCGACCTGCTGCGGCGAGAAGGCGAGAACCTGCTGGTGGTCAAGGTTCGGGACACGTACCTGTCTGGCGGCATCATGGGGACGCCGCGCATCACTGCGACTGCCCCGTGGCTGGATAGCTACTACGTGGACGCGCCGGAGTCTGTGGATGACCCCTTCCGGTATTACCGGTGGTGA
- a CDS encoding FKBP-type peptidyl-prolyl cis-trans isomerase, with the protein MLLLAVAILAVIVLAGCPEKKADTAAEGQPMSDPSLAPESSELAAETAAEEAREEPADKPADEAKTDAEGEMTTTESGLKYTDIKVGDGASPEKGKTVVVHYTGTLDDGTKFDSSLDRNEPFSFTIGMGEVIQGWDEGVMGMKVGGKRKLVIPPDLAYGEQGAGGLIPPNATLTFEVELLDVK; encoded by the coding sequence ATGCTGTTGCTCGCCGTCGCAATTCTTGCCGTTATCGTGCTCGCCGGGTGCCCGGAGAAGAAGGCCGACACTGCCGCGGAGGGTCAGCCTATGAGCGACCCATCGCTGGCCCCGGAGAGCTCTGAGCTCGCCGCCGAAACGGCCGCCGAAGAAGCCAGGGAAGAACCTGCGGACAAGCCGGCTGATGAAGCGAAGACCGACGCGGAGGGCGAAATGACCACCACTGAGTCCGGTCTGAAGTACACGGACATCAAAGTGGGAGACGGCGCGTCGCCCGAGAAGGGGAAGACGGTTGTCGTCCACTACACCGGGACCCTGGACGACGGCACGAAGTTCGACAGCTCGCTGGACCGCAATGAACCCTTCTCTTTCACCATCGGCATGGGCGAGGTCATTCAGGGCTGGGACGAGGGAGTTATGGGCATGAAGGTCGGTGGCAAGCGCAAGCTTGTGATTCCGCCGGACCTGGCATACGGCGAGCAGGGCGCGGGCGGGCTCATCCCCCCGAATGCCACGCTGACCTTCGAGGTGGAACTGCTGGACGTCAAGTAG
- a CDS encoding sugar phosphate isomerase/epimerase has translation MSEKLKLGVMTHLGNNPDELMKKVADFGLNSAQVQWPPSGTAEMADALKQSADAYGIEISTLWAGLPGPAVWNFTEGPITIGLVPPEYRAMRVDALCRAAEMAARIGVPSITTHVGFIPDWPGDILYKGTIIALQTVARACKANGVEFWFETGQETPITLLRTIQDIGTDNLGINLDPANLLMYGKANPVDALDVFGQYVKGTHCKDGEYPTDGVNLGKEMPMGEGRVNFPVLIPKLKSMGFSGHLTIEREISGPKQIEDIRKAMAILEPLR, from the coding sequence ATGTCCGAGAAGTTGAAGCTGGGCGTCATGACTCACCTGGGGAATAACCCGGATGAGCTGATGAAGAAGGTGGCCGATTTCGGCCTCAATTCCGCGCAAGTGCAATGGCCGCCGTCCGGCACGGCCGAGATGGCCGATGCGCTGAAGCAGTCTGCGGATGCCTATGGGATAGAGATCTCCACGCTCTGGGCCGGGTTGCCCGGGCCGGCGGTCTGGAACTTTACCGAGGGGCCGATAACCATCGGTCTGGTGCCGCCGGAGTACCGCGCCATGCGGGTGGATGCTCTCTGCAGAGCGGCTGAGATGGCGGCGCGCATCGGTGTCCCGTCCATAACCACCCATGTCGGGTTCATTCCCGACTGGCCGGGCGATATTCTCTACAAGGGCACTATCATCGCCTTGCAGACCGTTGCCCGCGCGTGCAAGGCCAATGGCGTCGAGTTCTGGTTCGAGACGGGGCAGGAGACCCCCATCACCCTGCTGCGCACCATCCAGGACATCGGCACCGACAACCTGGGGATCAATCTCGACCCCGCCAATCTGCTCATGTACGGTAAGGCCAACCCGGTGGATGCGCTGGACGTGTTCGGCCAGTATGTCAAGGGCACCCACTGCAAGGACGGGGAGTACCCCACGGACGGCGTGAACCTGGGGAAGGAGATGCCTATGGGCGAAGGCCGGGTGAACTTCCCGGTGCTGATCCCGAAGCTCAAGTCCATGGGGTTCAGCGGCCACCTGACCATCGAGCGCGAGATCAGCGGCCCGAAGCAGATCGAGGACATTCGGAAAGCTATGGCGATCCTGGAGCCGCTCAGGTAG